From a region of the Enterobacter sp. JBIWA008 genome:
- a CDS encoding flavodoxin gives MAEVGIFVGTMYGNSLLVAEEAEAILASQGHKATVYEDPELADWEKYKDKYILVVTSTTGQGDLPDSIVPLFQGIKDQLGYQPDVHYGIIALGDSSYANFCGGGKQFDALLQEQSAQRVGEMLLIDAGEHPEPESESNPWVENWASLLK, from the coding sequence ATGGCTGAAGTAGGCATTTTTGTCGGCACAATGTACGGCAACTCGCTGCTGGTAGCGGAAGAGGCTGAGGCAATACTTGCCAGCCAGGGCCATAAAGCCACGGTCTATGAGGATCCGGAGCTGGCAGACTGGGAAAAGTATAAAGATAAATACATTCTGGTGGTGACCTCTACCACCGGGCAGGGCGATCTGCCGGACAGCATCGTGCCGCTGTTCCAGGGCATTAAAGACCAGCTTGGCTATCAGCCAGATGTTCACTACGGCATTATCGCTCTCGGCGACAGCTCTTACGCCAACTTCTGTGGCGGCGGCAAGCAGTTCGATGCCCTCCTGCAGGAACAGAGCGCCCAGCGCGTCGGCGAGATGCTGTTGATTGATGCCGGGGAGCACCCGGAGCCAGAAAGCGAATCAAACCCGTGGGTGGAGAACTGGGCCTCACTTCTCAAATAA
- the truC gene encoding tRNA pseudouridine(65) synthase TruC, translating into MTLEILYQDEWLVAVNKPSGWLVHRSWLDRDEKVVVMQTVRDQIGQHVFTAHRLDRPTSGVLLMGLSSEAGRLLSQQFEQHQIQKRYHAIVRGWLTESATLDYPLVEELDKIADKFARDDKGPQPAVTDYRGMATTEMPVATSKFPTTRYSLVELLPKTGRKHQLRRHLAHLRHPIIGDSKHGDLRQNRSAAERFGCHRLMLHASELSLTHPFTGEPLTIRAGLDDVWMQALSQFGWLGQLPENERVEFVSGNVQDEE; encoded by the coding sequence ATGACGCTTGAGATCCTCTATCAGGACGAGTGGCTGGTGGCGGTGAATAAACCGTCAGGCTGGCTGGTACACCGCAGCTGGCTCGATCGTGATGAGAAAGTGGTGGTGATGCAGACCGTTCGCGATCAGATTGGTCAGCATGTTTTTACCGCCCATCGTCTCGACAGGCCGACCTCCGGCGTGCTGCTGATGGGGCTTTCCAGCGAGGCGGGACGCCTGCTTTCACAGCAGTTTGAACAGCACCAGATCCAGAAACGCTACCACGCGATCGTGCGCGGCTGGCTGACCGAGTCCGCCACGCTGGACTACCCGCTGGTGGAGGAGCTGGACAAAATCGCCGATAAATTTGCCCGCGATGACAAAGGTCCCCAGCCCGCAGTGACGGATTATCGCGGCATGGCGACGACCGAAATGCCGGTTGCAACCAGCAAATTCCCGACCACGCGCTACAGCCTGGTTGAGCTTCTGCCTAAAACCGGGCGTAAGCACCAGCTGCGACGCCATCTTGCGCACCTGCGCCACCCGATTATTGGCGACAGCAAACACGGTGATTTGCGCCAGAACCGCAGTGCGGCCGAACGCTTTGGCTGCCATCGTCTGATGCTGCACGCCAGCGAGCTGAGCCTGACGCACCCCTTTACCGGCGAACCGCTGACTATCCGTGCGGGGCTGGATGACGTCTGGATGCAGGCGCTGTCACAGTTTGGGTGGCTGGGACAACTCCCCGAAAATGAAAGGGTTGAGTTTGTATCGGGCAACGTTCAGGATGAAGAGTAA
- a CDS encoding YqcC family protein — MTQHDSVRAQLHAIEALLRQHQLWQEIAPQPEAFASTQPFCLDTLAPFEWLQWVLIPRMHALLEGGHPLPKAFAVSPYYEMALETTHPARDVMLVELEKLDALFAGEDA, encoded by the coding sequence ATGACGCAACACGATAGCGTTCGTGCTCAGTTGCACGCCATCGAAGCCCTTTTGCGCCAACATCAGCTGTGGCAGGAGATCGCGCCGCAGCCAGAAGCGTTCGCGAGCACCCAGCCCTTCTGCCTGGATACGCTGGCCCCGTTTGAGTGGCTGCAGTGGGTATTAATTCCGCGCATGCATGCGTTGCTTGAGGGCGGTCATCCGCTGCCGAAGGCGTTTGCTGTCTCTCCCTATTATGAAATGGCGCTCGAGACGACGCACCCTGCGCGCGACGTGATGCTGGTCGAACTGGAAAAACTGGATGCCCTGTTTGCCGGTGAAGATGCATGA